In Deferribacter desulfuricans SSM1, the following are encoded in one genomic region:
- a CDS encoding trypsin-like peptidase domain-containing protein, with product MRYILIILSLILFSNNLFASHRINDVVLAIQKIEKSVVNIRTEKIIKKSYNPFFNDPFFDDFFGFERTYKTQSLGSGFFVDNNIIVTNYHVIEAANKIFIIPFDNNQYEAQLIGGDKLLDIALLKINTDKKFPSVKLGDSNHLYLGETVIAMGNPYGLSNSVTTGVISNTKRIIKSSDGFSIFIQTDALINPGNSGGPLINLDAEVIGINSAIYREAQGIGFSTPINVLKRIKPEILKYKKIRRGFLGILFEENEDKGLVISRVEKNSIAYKTGIRKGDILYSIEEIPVSNKKALNYILRSYPPNSKIKIVIKRKNELLTSSIKLTEYPKNYGLKILSEVYGLKFKRKGEYIVVTHTNIPAYIKKGDVLLKINDKDIQNLNELNTAIINNFYGEIRISLYRKGAVFTILLTL from the coding sequence ATGCGATACATTCTTATTATTCTATCTTTAATATTATTTAGCAACAATTTATTTGCTTCACACAGAATAAATGATGTGGTTTTAGCAATACAAAAAATTGAAAAGTCTGTTGTAAATATCAGGACAGAAAAGATAATAAAAAAAAGTTATAACCCTTTTTTTAATGATCCATTTTTTGATGACTTTTTTGGATTTGAAAGAACTTATAAAACACAAAGTTTAGGTTCAGGTTTTTTTGTTGATAATAATATAATTGTAACTAACTATCATGTAATTGAAGCAGCCAATAAAATTTTCATTATCCCCTTTGACAACAACCAATATGAGGCACAATTAATCGGTGGAGATAAATTATTAGATATAGCTTTATTGAAGATAAATACAGATAAAAAATTTCCAAGTGTCAAATTGGGTGATAGTAACCATCTCTATTTAGGAGAAACCGTAATAGCAATGGGAAACCCTTATGGGCTCAGTAATTCTGTAACAACAGGTGTTATAAGTAATACAAAAAGGATAATAAAATCTTCCGATGGGTTTTCTATTTTTATACAAACAGATGCATTAATCAATCCCGGAAACAGTGGTGGCCCGCTGATAAATCTTGATGCAGAAGTAATAGGTATCAACTCTGCTATTTACAGAGAAGCTCAAGGGATAGGGTTTTCTACACCTATCAATGTATTAAAAAGAATTAAACCTGAGATTCTAAAATATAAAAAAATCAGAAGAGGCTTTTTAGGTATTCTTTTTGAAGAAAATGAAGATAAAGGGTTGGTTATCTCAAGGGTTGAAAAAAACAGTATAGCTTATAAAACTGGCATAAGAAAAGGTGATATACTTTACTCTATAGAAGAAATACCGGTATCAAACAAAAAAGCACTAAATTATATTTTAAGGAGTTATCCACCAAATTCAAAAATAAAAATTGTTATCAAACGAAAAAACGAGCTTCTCACATCATCAATAAAGTTAACAGAATATCCAAAAAATTATGGTTTAAAAATTTTATCAGAAGTTTATGGTTTAAAATTTAAAAGAAAAGGGGAATATATCGTCGTAACTCATACAAATATACCAGCTTATATTAAAAAGGGAGATGTTCTTTTAAAAATAAATGATAAAGATAT
- a CDS encoding molybdopterin molybdotransferase MoeA, with protein MNNFTDLYDAFKIIDSLTIKRNYHLINIENAFGKVSYKDIYAPISIPEYNISKMDGYAVNSSICDFTKPFQIIGEIFAGEEIKYNLKENEAYKVATGAKLSHNIDKVIPIENSYKKDGNLFLIKQDKNFIQPKGSLIKEGEKILSKGDIIDHRIIELLASLRINCIETFKPIRIGIISTGSELTELFANSNNTLNSNYYMIFSFLKNFDTEVTYLGIEKDDFNAIKSKIESSINEYDILITIGGTGFSKADLIIDIINSLKGKILINGINASPGKTFKLATLENKPIFIIPGNPQSAIVCTELFIGFFLRGISRKNLLIKIPVNFSLIKKRGFYKIIKTITTVESNQLLNYDLYQKKSKGFRSLTIIDKDIENLKEGDLCDTFLLFYL; from the coding sequence ATGAATAATTTTACAGACTTATACGATGCTTTTAAAATAATAGATTCACTAACAATTAAAAGAAATTATCATTTAATCAATATAGAAAATGCATTTGGTAAAGTTTCATATAAAGATATATATGCACCAATATCTATTCCAGAATATAATATATCTAAAATGGATGGTTATGCAGTAAACTCCTCAATCTGCGATTTTACAAAACCTTTTCAAATAATTGGTGAAATCTTTGCTGGTGAAGAAATCAAATACAATTTAAAAGAAAATGAAGCTTATAAGGTTGCTACTGGAGCTAAATTATCGCACAATATAGATAAAGTTATTCCTATAGAAAATAGTTATAAAAAAGATGGAAACCTATTTTTGATTAAACAAGATAAAAACTTTATTCAACCTAAAGGTTCACTAATAAAAGAAGGGGAAAAAATATTAAGCAAAGGGGATATTATTGACCATAGAATAATAGAACTTTTAGCAAGTCTTAGAATAAACTGCATTGAAACATTCAAACCGATTAGAATAGGGATAATCTCAACAGGCTCAGAATTAACAGAGCTTTTTGCCAATTCTAACAATACCTTAAACAGTAATTATTATATGATTTTTTCCTTTCTTAAAAACTTTGATACAGAGGTAACATACCTTGGTATAGAAAAAGATGATTTTAATGCAATAAAAAGTAAAATTGAATCATCGATAAACGAGTATGATATTTTAATTACTATTGGTGGGACCGGTTTCAGCAAAGCTGACCTTATCATTGACATAATCAACTCTTTGAAAGGAAAGATACTTATAAACGGAATTAACGCAAGTCCAGGTAAAACTTTTAAATTAGCAACCCTTGAAAATAAACCTATTTTTATAATACCCGGTAATCCACAATCTGCAATAGTTTGCACTGAGCTATTTATAGGCTTCTTTCTAAGGGGTATTTCAAGAAAAAATCTACTTATTAAAATCCCTGTGAATTTCTCATTAATAAAAAAAAGGGGGTTTTATAAAATTATTAAAACAATAACAACTGTTGAGAGTAATCAACTTTTAAACTATGATTTATACCAGAAAAAAAGTAAGGGTTTTAGAAGTTTAACTATAATTGATAAGGATATTGAAAATTTAAAAGAGGGTGATTTATGCGATACATTCTTATTATTCTATCTTTAA
- the mobB gene encoding molybdopterin-guanine dinucleotide biosynthesis protein B, with the protein MIPVISIVGSSDCGKTTLIEKLLKIFKEKNYKVATIKHDVHGFNIDREGKDTYRHKQAGAYSVVISSPWQYALISDVENELSLDDLIFKLDLDIDLVLTEGFKSANKPKIEIFRKGHSKELLCKNNPTLIGVATDDPENPELMNIKNIFNLNNPEEIAQFLIEHYINKKKRNIQITVDGVPVHMKDFVADIVSSTITSMIKALKGCENAKNIKINIKDE; encoded by the coding sequence ATGATACCTGTAATTTCAATTGTAGGAAGTTCTGATTGTGGGAAAACAACATTAATAGAAAAACTATTAAAAATATTCAAAGAAAAAAATTATAAAGTTGCAACTATAAAACACGACGTTCACGGTTTTAACATTGATAGAGAGGGTAAAGATACCTATAGACATAAACAAGCTGGAGCATATTCTGTGGTAATTTCATCCCCATGGCAATATGCATTAATCTCTGATGTAGAAAATGAACTGTCCTTAGATGACCTAATCTTCAAACTTGATTTAGATATAGATCTAGTTTTAACAGAAGGTTTTAAAAGTGCAAATAAACCAAAAATAGAAATCTTTAGAAAAGGACACTCAAAAGAACTTTTATGTAAAAATAACCCCACATTAATTGGTGTAGCCACCGATGATCCTGAAAATCCTGAATTAATGAATATAAAAAATATCTTCAACTTAAACAATCCTGAAGAAATAGCACAATTCTTAATTGAACACTATATAAACAAAAAAAAGAGAAATATTCAGATAACAGTGGATGGTGTGCCTGTTCATATGAAAGATTTTGTTGCTGATATTGTCTCATCCACAATTACTTCAATGATAAAGGCACTAAAAGGGTGCGAAAACGCAAAAAATATAAAAATAAATATCAAAGATGAATAA
- the tilS gene encoding tRNA lysidine(34) synthetase TilS: MNTLYEKILFKECNAYKNKKLIVAFSGGKDSLSILHFLVKNKDLLSISDIIACHINHQIRPDSDDDEKFAKEFCDKLNVKIYTYKIDVFDYVKKYKVSIEEAARILRYKKLYDLLNDIKYDFIVTAHHKDDLIENFFIRVFRGTPIYNLSGFNINDDVIKRPLLNINRECIEEYIDYYQLPFVVDKSNFDEKYLRNWVRNKIVKEIKSYNKGFLNNIIRLIDESKELSDYLKRKCFVEVNELKEDFIYFSKDRLLKYDEYERKFILNDILRCYFKVEKKHISSILQSLYKNHSKRVILPENYIFEKSYTNCYLYKKHYLKDFEIIKKEEEKEIILPFINKKIVFSGIYKDMQLIVRNRRNGDRFKGKKLKDIFIDKKIDLIIRDTSVIIENNGEIIWVENISENEDIKIEKIEGGYYE, encoded by the coding sequence ATGAATACATTATATGAAAAGATTTTATTTAAGGAATGTAATGCTTATAAAAATAAAAAATTAATTGTTGCTTTTTCTGGTGGTAAAGATTCTTTATCTATTTTACATTTTTTAGTAAAAAATAAAGATTTATTAAGTATTTCAGATATTATTGCATGTCATATAAATCATCAAATTAGACCTGATAGTGACGATGATGAAAAATTTGCTAAGGAATTTTGTGATAAATTAAATGTTAAAATTTATACATACAAAATTGATGTTTTTGACTATGTTAAAAAGTATAAGGTAAGTATTGAGGAAGCTGCAAGGATTTTAAGATATAAAAAGTTATACGATCTTTTAAATGATATTAAATATGATTTTATCGTAACTGCACATCATAAAGATGATTTAATCGAAAATTTTTTTATAAGGGTGTTTAGAGGTACTCCCATTTATAATTTATCCGGATTTAATATCAATGACGATGTAATAAAAAGGCCATTGTTAAATATAAACCGTGAATGTATTGAAGAATATATTGACTATTATCAACTCCCTTTTGTTGTAGATAAAAGTAATTTTGATGAAAAATATCTTAGAAACTGGGTGAGAAACAAGATTGTCAAAGAGATTAAAAGTTACAATAAAGGATTTCTAAATAATATAATCAGACTTATAGATGAATCCAAGGAGTTGTCAGATTATTTAAAGAGAAAATGTTTTGTTGAAGTTAATGAATTGAAAGAAGATTTTATTTATTTTAGTAAAGATAGATTATTAAAGTATGATGAATATGAAAGAAAGTTTATTTTAAATGACATATTGAGATGTTATTTTAAAGTTGAGAAAAAGCATATTAGCTCGATCTTGCAATCGTTATATAAAAATCATTCAAAAAGAGTAATATTACCAGAAAATTACATTTTTGAAAAATCTTACACCAATTGTTATTTATACAAAAAACACTATTTAAAAGATTTTGAAATAATAAAAAAGGAGGAAGAAAAAGAGATTATATTACCTTTTATAAATAAAAAGATTGTTTTTAGTGGGATATATAAAGATATGCAATTAATTGTGAGAAACAGGAGAAACGGGGATAGGTTCAAAGGTAAAAAATTAAAAGATATTTTTATTGATAAAAAAATTGATTTGATTATAAGAGATACTTCTGTGATAATTGAAAATAATGGTGAAATTATTTGGGTTGAGAATATTTCAGAGAATGAAGATATAAAAATAGAAAAAATAGAAGGTGGGTATTATGAATAA
- the hpt gene encoding hypoxanthine phosphoribosyltransferase, producing the protein MNNNYILEPFIKKEQIADKVKELGEKITSDYAGEELFLVGVLKGSWIFMADLVRYIDLPLEVSFISVSSYVGQTTKSSGVVRLLCDIDKPLNDRNVILVEDIVDTGLTLSYLKKLLEVRNPKSFKICALLDKPERRISDISADYVGFTIPDEFVVGYGLDYNGYFRNLPDISILKFK; encoded by the coding sequence ATGAATAATAATTATATTTTAGAACCGTTTATAAAAAAAGAGCAAATAGCTGACAAAGTAAAGGAACTTGGTGAAAAGATTACGAGTGACTACGCTGGAGAAGAGCTTTTTTTAGTTGGAGTATTAAAAGGGTCATGGATTTTTATGGCTGATTTAGTGAGATATATTGATTTGCCATTAGAGGTTAGTTTTATTTCGGTATCAAGTTATGTGGGGCAAACTACTAAATCAAGTGGAGTTGTTCGTCTTTTGTGTGATATTGATAAACCTTTAAATGATAGAAACGTGATCCTTGTTGAGGATATTGTTGATACAGGATTAACTTTGAGCTATTTAAAGAAATTGTTAGAAGTAAGAAATCCTAAATCTTTCAAAATTTGTGCTTTATTAGATAAACCTGAGAGGAGAATATCTGATATTTCAGCAGATTATGTTGGGTTTACAATACCTGATGAGTTTGTAGTAGGATATGGTTTGGATTATAATGGATATTTTAGAAACTTGCCTGATATATCAATATTAAAATTTAAATAA
- the ftsH gene encoding ATP-dependent zinc metalloprotease FtsH: MKNNFYKNFMLWMVIALMMVVMFNFFNTSQGVSKKISYSDFIENVQKDKVKVVIIKQNHITGELDDGTHFETYYPPDNELIKILREHKVQIYAKPPDQNPWYVQVLISWLPMIILIGIWIFFMRQMQGAGGKAFSFGKSRAKLLTQDQQKVTFKDVAGVEEAKEELQEVVEFLKDPHRFQRLGGKIPKGVLLVGPPGTGKTLLAKAVAGEAGVPFFSISGSDFVEMFVGVGAARVRDLFDQGKKHAPCIIFIDEIDAVGRHRGAGLGGGHDEREQTLNQLLVEMDGFESNEGVILIAATNRPDVLDPALLRPGRFDRQVVVPRPDVNGRLEILKVHTKKVPLGEDVNLEIIAKGTPGFSGADLANLVNEAALIAARKDKDKVEMEDFEEAKDKITMGKERRSMSISEEEKKVTAYHEAGHAIVAKFIPEADPVHKVSIIPRGMALGVTQQLPQDDRHMYSKDHLEGMISVLMGGRAAEEIIFNRYTTGAGNDIERATDIARKMVCSWGMSEKLGPLALGKKDEAVFLGKELATAREFSEKTAIMIDEEIKSIVMNNYKRSLNILKENIDVLHATANLLLEKETIDGKEIDEIIARSKNKNNLDEGESKELEDV, encoded by the coding sequence ATGAAAAATAATTTTTACAAGAATTTTATGCTTTGGATGGTCATAGCTTTAATGATGGTTGTAATGTTTAATTTTTTTAATACAAGTCAGGGTGTTAGTAAAAAGATATCTTATTCAGATTTTATTGAAAACGTTCAAAAAGATAAAGTAAAGGTCGTGATTATAAAACAAAATCATATTACTGGTGAATTAGATGATGGGACTCATTTTGAAACATATTATCCACCAGATAATGAGCTAATTAAGATTTTGAGAGAGCATAAAGTACAGATTTACGCTAAACCACCGGATCAAAATCCATGGTATGTCCAAGTATTAATATCTTGGTTACCAATGATTATTCTCATTGGTATTTGGATTTTTTTCATGAGGCAAATGCAAGGAGCTGGTGGTAAAGCTTTTTCTTTTGGTAAAAGTAGAGCGAAACTGTTAACACAAGATCAGCAAAAAGTTACATTTAAAGATGTTGCTGGAGTTGAAGAAGCAAAAGAAGAGTTGCAAGAAGTTGTAGAGTTTTTAAAGGATCCTCATAGATTTCAGAGGTTGGGAGGTAAAATACCAAAAGGTGTTCTTCTTGTTGGACCTCCAGGGACAGGTAAAACACTTTTAGCAAAGGCTGTTGCAGGTGAAGCTGGTGTACCATTTTTTAGTATTTCTGGCTCTGATTTTGTTGAAATGTTTGTAGGGGTTGGTGCAGCTAGGGTACGTGACCTTTTTGATCAAGGGAAAAAGCACGCACCATGTATTATTTTTATAGATGAAATAGATGCTGTTGGTAGACATAGAGGAGCAGGTCTTGGTGGAGGACATGATGAAAGGGAGCAAACTTTAAACCAACTTTTAGTAGAGATGGATGGTTTTGAATCAAACGAAGGGGTTATTTTGATTGCAGCTACCAATAGACCTGATGTATTAGATCCTGCTTTGTTGAGACCAGGAAGATTTGATAGACAGGTTGTAGTACCTAGACCGGATGTGAATGGTAGATTAGAGATTCTAAAAGTTCACACTAAAAAAGTTCCTTTAGGTGAGGATGTAAACTTGGAAATTATTGCAAAAGGTACGCCTGGTTTTTCTGGTGCAGATTTAGCAAATCTTGTTAATGAAGCCGCTTTGATTGCTGCAAGGAAAGATAAAGATAAAGTTGAGATGGAAGATTTTGAAGAGGCAAAAGATAAAATCACTATGGGTAAGGAAAGAAGAAGCATGAGTATCAGCGAAGAAGAGAAAAAAGTTACAGCGTATCATGAAGCTGGACATGCTATAGTTGCAAAATTTATACCTGAGGCTGATCCAGTTCATAAAGTTAGCATCATACCTCGTGGTATGGCTTTAGGTGTGACTCAACAGTTGCCTCAGGATGATAGACACATGTATAGTAAAGATCATTTAGAAGGGATGATAAGTGTTTTGATGGGTGGTAGAGCTGCAGAAGAGATTATTTTTAATAGGTATACAACTGGGGCTGGTAACGATATTGAAAGAGCTACAGATATTGCCCGTAAAATGGTGTGTAGTTGGGGTATGAGTGAAAAATTGGGACCTCTTGCTTTAGGTAAAAAGGATGAGGCTGTGTTTTTGGGTAAAGAGTTGGCCACAGCAAGGGAGTTTAGCGAGAAAACAGCAATTATGATAGATGAGGAAATAAAGTCTATAGTTATGAACAACTATAAGAGATCGTTAAACATTTTAAAAGAGAATATAGACGTTTTACATGCAACTGCTAACTTGTTGCTTGAGAAAGAAACTATCGATGGAAAAGAGATAGATGAGATTATAGCAAGATCAAAAAATAAAAATAATTTGGATGAAGGAGAAAGTAAAGAATTAGAAGATGTTTAA
- the folP gene encoding dihydropteroate synthase — translation MFKIFEVKPDKNRLIFELKKIGVDDYALSLHEKGEILCLKILNLTPGQANILKQEALAVGADVAVAKGAVTCKIEKTDALLLITKKSIRNLIRKLKLQPFNLDKLAIELEQLLKQKETSYFVAKDVRLPLDKPYIVGILNVTPDSFSDGGKYLGEKSIDARLDYFLENEIKIVDIGGESTRPGAEPVSAKNEIKRIAYAIKRSLEKGFVVSVDTYKSVVAEFALKEGVHIINDISGFNFDNNMAEVCARYGCGVCLMHIKGTPKNMQDNPTYNNLLEDIKLYLKKSIDIALKCGVSKNSIMLDPGFGFGKTLDDNYLILKYLEEIKTLGYPLFIGVSRKSMIGKIIDKTPEERDVPSKAIEFLAMIKGANFIRTHEVKYAKDIAKIAEYYSKVELNA, via the coding sequence ATGTTTAAAATATTTGAAGTAAAACCAGATAAAAATAGATTAATCTTTGAATTAAAAAAGATAGGTGTTGATGATTATGCCTTGTCTTTACATGAAAAAGGTGAAATTTTATGTTTAAAAATATTAAATCTAACTCCTGGACAAGCAAATATTTTAAAACAGGAGGCTTTAGCAGTAGGTGCCGATGTAGCTGTAGCAAAAGGTGCAGTTACTTGTAAAATTGAAAAGACAGATGCGTTACTGTTAATTACAAAAAAAAGTATTAGAAATCTGATAAGAAAATTAAAACTTCAACCTTTTAATCTTGATAAATTAGCAATTGAACTGGAGCAATTGTTAAAGCAGAAAGAGACCTCTTATTTTGTAGCTAAAGATGTTAGATTGCCTTTGGATAAACCATATATTGTTGGGATATTAAATGTCACACCAGATTCATTTAGTGATGGTGGTAAGTATTTGGGTGAAAAGAGTATTGATGCTAGGTTAGACTATTTTTTAGAAAATGAAATTAAAATTGTGGATATAGGTGGAGAATCTACAAGACCTGGAGCAGAACCTGTTTCGGCAAAAAATGAAATAAAAAGGATTGCTTATGCTATTAAACGTTCACTAGAAAAAGGTTTTGTAGTATCGGTGGATACTTATAAATCTGTAGTTGCAGAGTTTGCCTTAAAGGAAGGTGTTCATATTATAAATGATATTAGTGGATTTAATTTTGATAACAATATGGCTGAGGTATGTGCCAGATACGGGTGTGGTGTGTGTTTGATGCATATTAAAGGAACTCCTAAGAATATGCAGGATAACCCAACTTATAATAATTTATTGGAAGATATTAAACTTTATTTGAAAAAATCTATAGATATTGCTTTAAAATGTGGGGTTTCTAAAAATAGTATAATGCTGGATCCAGGTTTTGGTTTTGGAAAAACTTTGGATGATAATTATTTAATTTTGAAATATTTAGAAGAGATTAAAACTTTAGGTTACCCATTGTTTATTGGTGTTTCAAGAAAATCTATGATTGGCAAAATTATAGATAAAACGCCAGAAGAAAGGGATGTGCCAAGTAAAGCAATAGAATTTTTGGCAATGATTAAAGGTGCTAATTTTATTAGAACTCATGAAGTAAAGTATGCTAAAGATATAGCTAAGATAGCAGAATATTATAGCAAGGTTGAGTTAAATGCTTGA
- the cdaA gene encoding diadenylate cyclase CdaA has protein sequence MLEIIKDFSLIDLIDITIISFVIYRLLLLIKGTRAFNMFFGIVFLLLFSFISKFLGLKATSWMLSNFSGYLFLTIIILFQPEIRRALAALGETGIFGNFAQRRVAVVDEIVKACTILANRQIGALIVIERNTDLSHYVQSMQKVDSLVTKEILLSIFIPYSPLHDGAVIIKEDRIVYAGAILPLTKRVDLDKAFGTRHRAAIGITEETDAVSIVVSEERGTIAVSANGRISTELDAEMLKNTLVSLLGITDESAA, from the coding sequence ATGCTTGAAATAATTAAAGACTTCTCATTAATAGATTTGATAGATATTACAATTATTAGTTTTGTAATCTACCGTTTATTGCTCTTGATTAAAGGCACAAGAGCCTTTAACATGTTTTTTGGAATAGTTTTTTTATTACTTTTTTCTTTTATTTCTAAATTTTTGGGGTTAAAGGCAACAAGCTGGATGTTGAGCAATTTTTCTGGTTATTTGTTTTTAACTATCATTATACTGTTCCAGCCAGAGATTAGAAGAGCTTTAGCTGCTCTTGGTGAAACAGGTATTTTTGGTAATTTTGCACAAAGAAGAGTAGCTGTTGTAGACGAAATTGTTAAAGCTTGCACGATTTTGGCTAATAGACAGATTGGTGCATTAATAGTCATTGAGCGAAATACTGATTTATCACATTATGTGCAAAGTATGCAAAAAGTTGATTCTTTGGTTACAAAGGAGATATTGCTTAGTATTTTTATACCTTACTCACCATTACATGATGGCGCAGTGATAATTAAAGAAGATAGAATAGTTTATGCTGGTGCAATATTGCCTTTAACAAAGAGGGTTGATTTGGATAAAGCTTTTGGAACCAGACATAGAGCAGCAATTGGCATTACAGAGGAAACAGATGCTGTGAGTATTGTTGTAAGTGAAGAAAGAGGAACTATTGCTGTATCAGCAAATGGTAGGATTTCAACAGAGTTAGATGCTGAGATGCTAAAAAATACACTTGTATCATTATTAGGGATTACAGATGAATCTGCTGCTTAA
- a CDS encoding CdaR family protein, with protein sequence MNLLLKNFELKLISVVLALFLWFLVVTSDYKEATYDVPIVLDNLNKGLIAVYDTNLVRVTVKGPDYVLKNLSFNDLKVKINADMLKYGKNKYPISNQDVIIPKGVELLKVEPRVIIITIDKLIEKRLKVVPVFIGSPKLGYKVKSIKVYPDTVVVKGAKNNISEMKTIETLPIDLTNKYKDLTYNIALRKSQGIMEIDPSYIDVVVKFMEDIDKKSVKLPVNIINQSGDMRLKLLDDFVNIIVKGRKDLLDDKKLQGLIKVYVDVSNLNKKGRYLLPVNYEIKENLKVISLKPSKVRVEVE encoded by the coding sequence ATGAATCTGCTGCTTAAAAATTTTGAGTTAAAATTAATTAGTGTTGTTTTAGCGTTATTTTTATGGTTTTTGGTTGTTACCTCGGATTATAAAGAAGCAACTTATGATGTTCCTATAGTGCTGGATAATTTGAATAAAGGTTTGATTGCTGTTTATGATACGAATCTTGTTAGAGTTACTGTTAAGGGCCCCGACTATGTGTTGAAAAATCTTTCTTTTAATGATTTAAAGGTGAAAATAAATGCTGATATGTTAAAGTATGGCAAGAATAAATACCCTATATCTAATCAAGATGTAATTATTCCTAAAGGGGTAGAGCTTTTAAAAGTAGAGCCAAGGGTTATTATCATAACTATAGATAAATTGATAGAAAAGAGATTGAAGGTGGTTCCTGTTTTTATTGGCTCACCAAAGTTAGGGTATAAAGTGAAAAGTATTAAAGTTTATCCTGATACTGTAGTTGTAAAAGGGGCAAAAAATAATATTAGTGAGATGAAAACTATAGAAACACTTCCTATTGATTTGACTAATAAATATAAAGATTTAACTTACAATATTGCATTAAGAAAAAGTCAAGGGATTATGGAGATAGATCCCTCTTATATTGATGTGGTGGTTAAATTTATGGAAGATATAGATAAGAAAAGTGTTAAATTACCAGTAAATATTATTAATCAATCTGGTGATATGCGGTTAAAATTGTTAGATGATTTTGTTAACATTATTGTTAAAGGGCGAAAAGATTTACTGGATGATAAAAAGTTGCAAGGATTAATTAAAGTTTATGTAGATGTCTCTAACTTAAATAAGAAAGGTAGATACCTTTTACCTGTTAATTATGAAATAAAAGAAAATTTAAAGGTTATTAGTTTGAAACCTTCTAAAGTTAGGGTTGAGGTAGAATAA